One window of the Eucalyptus grandis isolate ANBG69807.140 chromosome 6, ASM1654582v1, whole genome shotgun sequence genome contains the following:
- the LOC104447921 gene encoding patatin-like protein 2 — MERAMSLPLQPPTYGNLITILSIDGGGIRGLIPGTILAFLESELQKLDGEDARIADYFDVIAGTSTGGLVTAMLTSPDENNRPLFAAKDIKDFYLDNCPKIFPQDSCPFAPATKMIKAVTGPKYDGKYLHKLVKEKLGNRRLHQTLTNVVIPTFDIKSLQPTIFSSYEVKRKPSINALLSDICISTSAAPTYLPAHYFETQDSTGKIREFNLIDGGVAANNPTFVAMGEVTKEIMGGSSDFFPIKPMDYRRFLVISLGTGSQKVEGNYDAREAAKWGVLGWLSSNGGSPLVDVFMQASADMVDFHLSAVFQALHLEANYLRIQDDTLSGSVASVDIATKKNLNDLVKTGEALLKKPVSKVDLETGQHNACKLETNEEALRRFAKLLSNERQLRHARSPHGHNSTILKRC; from the exons ATGGAAAGGGCAATGAGCTTGCCACTTCAACCTCCGACTTACGGAAATCTCATAACTATTCTTAGTATCGATGGTGGAGGGATAAGAGGGCTGATTCCGGGAACCATTCTCGCTTTCTTAGAGTCTGAGCTTCAG AAACTAGATGGTGAAGATGCAAGGATCGCAGATTATTTTGATGTTATTGCTGGAACAAGCACCGGAGGTCTAGTCACCGCCATGTTAACTAGCCCTGACGAGAACAACCGCCCCTTATTCGCCGCAAAAGATATTAAGGATTTCTACCTCGATAACTGCCCAAAAATCTTCCCTCAAGACAG TTGCCCGTTTGCTCCTGCTACGAAGATGATCAAAGCTGTGACGGGACCAAAATATGATGGAAAATACCTTCATAAGCTTGTCAAAGAGAAACTCGGAAACAGACGATTGCATCAAACATTAACAAATGTTGTGATCCCAACATTCGACATCAAGAGTCTTCAGCCAACCATCTTTTCTAGCTACGAG GTAAAGAGAAAGCCAAGCATAAACGCCTTGCTCTCGGACATATGCATCTCAACCTCAGCAGCACCAACTTATCTCCCAGCTCATTACTTTGAGACCCAGGACTCCACgggaaaaattagagaattcAACCTCATAGATGGCGGCGTAGCTGCGAACAACCCG ACCTTTGTTGCGATGGGGGAAGTGACGAAGGAGATCATGGGAGGAAGCTCGGATTTCTTCCCCATAAAGCCGATGGATTACAGAAGGTTTCTGGTGATATCACTCGGGACCGGATCGCAAAAAGTCGAAGGGAATTACGACGCAAGGGAAGCTGCTAAATGGGGAGTGCTGGGCTGGTTGAGTAGCAATGGTGGGAGCCCGTTGGTCGATGTGTTCATGCAAGCGAGCGCCGATATGGTTGATTTCCACCTCTCTGCGGTCTTCCAGGCATTACACCTTGAAGCCAACTACCTCCGAATCCAG GACGACACATTAAGCGGTTCAGTGGCATCTGTCGATATCGCTACAAAGAAGAATCTGAACGACTTAGTCAAAACCGGTGAAGCACTATTGAAGAAGCCAGTTTCGAAGGTGGATTTGGAGACGGGTCAACACAATGCGTGTAAACTAGAGACTAATGAAGAGGCTCTTAGAAG GTTCGCCAAGCTCCTTTCAAATGAGAGACAACTTCGTCATGCGAGGTCGCCACATGGACATAATTCCACGATTTTGAAACGATGCTAG
- the LOC104451152 gene encoding patatin-like protein 2, which yields MERTTSLPLQPPTYGNLITILSIDGGGIRGLIPGTILAFLESELQKLDGEDARIADYFDVIAGTSTGGLVTAMLTTPDDNNRPLFAAKDIKDFYLDNCPKIFPQDSCPFAPATKMIKAVTGPKYDGKYLHNLVKEKLGNARLHQTLTNVVIPTFDIKRLQPTIFSSYEVKKTPTLDALLSDICISTSAAPTYLPAHYFETQDSKRKLREFNLIDGGVAANNPTLVAMGEVTKEIMGGSSDFFPIKPMDYRRFLVISLGTGSRNSEGKYDASEAAKWGVLNWLTCNGGSPLIDVFMQASADMVDFHLSAVFQALHLEANYLRIQDDNLSGAVASVDIATKKNLNDLVRTGEALLKKPVSKVDLEKGGCEACNPETNEEALRRFAKMLSNERQLRLARSPHGHNSANLKRSNLSSQQTPTSFNMDIGSYGSEN from the exons ATGGAAAGGACAACGAGCTTGCCTCTTCAGCCTCCAACTTACGGAAACCTCATTACAATTCTCAGTATTGATGGTGGAGGCATAAGAGGGCTTATCCCAGGAACCATCCTCGCTTTCTTAGAGTCTGAACTTCAG AAACTAGATGGTGAAGACGCGAGAATAGCAGATTATTTTGATGTTATTGCTGGAACGAGCACCGGCGGTCTCGTCACGGCCATGTTAACCACCCCCGATGATAACAATCGCCCCTTATTTGCCGCAAAAGACATAAAGGATTTTTACCTTGACAATTGCCCTAAAATCTTTCCTCAAGACAG TTGTCCTTTTGCGCCTGCTACGAAGATGATTAAAGCTGTAACTGGCCCAAAATATGATGGAAAATACCTGCATAATCTCGTGAAAGAGAAACTCGGGAACGCAAGGTTGCACCAGACATTGACTAACGTCGTTATCCCAACGTTCGACATCAAGCGTCTTCAGCCAACGATCTTTTCTAGCTACGAG GTGAAGAAAACGCCGACTCTAGACGCCTTGCTCTCGGATATATGCATCTCAACCTCAGCAGCACCAACTTATCTCCCGGCTCATTATTTCGAAACCCAAGACTCCAAACGAAAACTGAGAGAATTCAACCTCATAGATGGCGGCGTAGCTGCAAACAATCCG ACGTTAGTTGCAATGGGCGAAGTGACAAAGGAGATCATGGGAGGAAGTTCGGATTTCTTCCCTATAAAACCGATGGATTACAGAAGATTTTTGGTGATATCGCTCGGGACTGGTTCACGAAATTCTGAAGGGAAGTACGATGCAAGTGAAGCGGCCAAGTGGGGAGTGTTGAACTGGTTGACCTGCAACGGCGGGAGCCCGTTGATTGATGTGTTCATGCAAGCGAGTGCCGATATGGTCGACTTCCACCTCTCTGCGGTCTTCCAGGCCCTGCACCTTGAAGCCAACTACCTCCGGATTCAG GACGATAACTTAAGCGGGGCCGTGGCATCCGTGGATATAGCAACGAAGAAGAACCTGAATGACTTAGTTAGAACCGGCGAAGCACTATTGAAGAAGCCGGTTTCAAAGGTAGATCTGGAAAAGGGTGGATGCGAGGCATGTAACCCGGAGACTAATGAAGAGGCTCTCAGAAG GTTTGCGAAAATGCTCTCGAATGAGCGACAACTCCGTCTTGCTAGGTCGCCTCATGGACATAACTCCGCAAATTTGAAGCGATCTAATTTGTCCAGTCAACAGACG CCCACATCCTTCAACATGGATATTGGTAGTTACGGTTCGGAAAATTGA